A part of Citrifermentans bremense genomic DNA contains:
- a CDS encoding short chain dehydrogenase, which yields MRIIVVGATGTIGKAVARLLSTEHEVVRVAFRSGDFRVDMSQKESIESMFREAGEFDALVCAAGVARFGSLAELTDDDFQTGLTGKLMGQVNLVRVGMHYIRDHGSFTLTSGVLSHQPMPGSSSISMINAGLEGFVRAAALELPRGIRINVVSPPWVKETLEALDMDSSAGMPAQDVAQAYWASIHGARSGLVINARDFT from the coding sequence ATGCGAATCATCGTCGTCGGAGCAACCGGAACCATAGGGAAAGCCGTGGCCAGGCTTCTATCTACCGAGCACGAAGTCGTCAGGGTCGCTTTCAGAAGCGGCGATTTCAGGGTCGACATGTCGCAGAAGGAGTCGATAGAGTCGATGTTCAGGGAGGCCGGAGAGTTCGACGCGCTGGTCTGCGCCGCTGGGGTGGCAAGGTTCGGCTCCCTGGCGGAATTGACCGACGATGACTTCCAGACGGGGCTCACGGGAAAGCTGATGGGCCAGGTCAACCTGGTGCGGGTGGGGATGCACTACATCCGCGATCATGGCTCCTTTACCCTGACCAGCGGGGTCCTGAGCCACCAACCGATGCCCGGGAGCTCCTCCATCAGCATGATCAACGCCGGGCTAGAAGGGTTCGTCCGCGCCGCCGCGCTCGAGCTGCCGCGGGGAATCAGGATCAACGTGGTAAGCCCTCCCTGGGTCAAGGAGACCCTCGAAGCGCTGGACATGGACAGCTCAGCGGGGATGCCCGCCCAGGACGTGGCGCAGGCTTACTGGGCCAGCATACACGGCGCCCGCAGCGGCCTGGTCATAAACGCCCGGGACTTCACCTGA
- a CDS encoding BamA/TamA family outer membrane protein, whose amino-acid sequence MRTLLLAATLVLCTVSLSFAAKFDTSFSYSTIETEHFSIHYHQGLEEVSRKVAAIAEETHPLLAREFGWQPAGKTQVVLIDDSDFINGLAVTIPYNAVYLQVVPPSVASTLGEYDDWLRVLFTHEYAHILSADPARGYSKVTRAIFGKPFPSLDPLSVLFFIATAPPNTFLPRWWHEGMATWAESKYTGVGRGKGTYYDMVFRSAVADDDLPSVDQINGDVPYWPSGHLAYMYGYRLQRYIAETYGPEAAGKLAIAHSGRFPYLINSPPEDLFNGKDYSDIYRDMIVALKLEQRARIKELSRVPFTPLTVVNDQGENLTNPRYSPDGSRIAFTRRDPNDHTSVVVTDASGKNVLAQFRRQLSDGSLSWSPDGKSLYFTQAEIERGFNVYQDLYVHHLESGETKRLTRGERLGNAQVAPDGRTAAAVVSSRGSQNLALFDLSLGDKAQPLPVTGYTLERVSSPSFSPDGRSICYILTDNTGMSALRIYDTAEKTDRALFRASHTFAFPIWAPDGSAIYYISDETGVFNLFAFDLKGGSSYQVSHLLAGAIQPAPAPDGSSLLLASYSSKGFKIARMEIDRSRWSLTRGPSLPSARTASLATEAEADSAAAPSPSRYSAAKTLLPRFWLPKIYGDGSDQSVIGAFTAGADVLGYNSYAISAAYSEGRKRGYFNLTYLNDYFYPTLSLRAHNEPFVYSDLYQKGYDFWEVNRGAELEASIPVNFLESSYRIKGGYELLDQKALSRLSSDGTFGGIPVFQGRRNNLFAGISYSSALKYPYSISPEEGCDLTFLYRYFGRDIGADQNLSEYSARYEQYLRLSKTQLPHPVLYLRLSAALADGDLQYGQQAFQIGGAPSEYNQYPLRGYPTRSMTGKYVATGTVEYRAPLAYPFTGPGTAPAFLEKVHGALFADAGQVWDDNRSFHANETRVGAGAELRADMTIGYWAKVTPALGFAHGFNRGGENQVYFTLYLGL is encoded by the coding sequence ATGAGAACGTTACTATTGGCGGCAACGCTGGTGCTGTGCACTGTTTCCCTTTCATTTGCAGCGAAATTCGACACCTCCTTCTCCTACTCGACCATCGAGACCGAACACTTCTCCATCCACTACCACCAGGGGCTGGAAGAGGTTTCCCGTAAGGTAGCGGCCATCGCCGAAGAGACGCACCCCCTGCTGGCCCGGGAATTCGGGTGGCAGCCGGCCGGAAAAACACAGGTGGTGCTCATCGACGACTCCGACTTCATAAACGGGCTTGCCGTCACCATCCCTTACAACGCGGTGTACTTGCAGGTGGTCCCGCCGTCAGTCGCCTCCACGCTCGGGGAATACGACGACTGGCTCAGGGTCCTATTCACCCACGAATACGCGCACATACTCTCCGCCGATCCAGCCCGCGGCTATTCCAAGGTGACCCGGGCCATCTTCGGCAAGCCCTTCCCCAGCCTCGACCCGCTGTCGGTTCTCTTCTTCATCGCCACAGCGCCCCCCAATACCTTCCTGCCGCGCTGGTGGCACGAGGGGATGGCGACCTGGGCCGAGTCGAAATACACGGGAGTCGGCCGCGGCAAGGGAACCTACTACGACATGGTGTTCCGCTCCGCCGTAGCGGATGACGACCTCCCCTCCGTGGACCAGATAAACGGCGACGTGCCCTACTGGCCATCCGGCCACCTGGCCTACATGTACGGCTATCGCCTGCAGCGCTACATCGCCGAGACCTACGGCCCCGAAGCGGCGGGAAAACTCGCCATCGCACACTCCGGGCGCTTCCCCTACCTGATCAACAGCCCGCCGGAGGATCTTTTCAACGGCAAGGATTACAGCGACATCTACCGTGACATGATCGTCGCCCTGAAGCTGGAGCAAAGAGCGAGGATCAAGGAGCTTTCCCGCGTCCCCTTTACTCCGCTCACCGTCGTCAACGACCAGGGTGAGAACCTCACCAACCCGCGCTATTCCCCGGACGGGAGCAGAATCGCCTTCACCAGGCGCGACCCCAACGATCACACCTCGGTCGTAGTAACCGACGCCTCGGGGAAGAACGTGCTGGCGCAGTTCCGGCGCCAGCTCTCGGACGGAAGCCTAAGCTGGTCCCCCGACGGCAAGAGCCTCTACTTCACCCAGGCCGAAATCGAGCGCGGCTTCAACGTGTACCAGGACCTCTACGTCCACCATCTGGAGAGCGGCGAGACGAAAAGGCTCACCAGGGGAGAGCGGCTGGGCAACGCGCAGGTGGCGCCGGACGGCAGGACAGCAGCCGCCGTCGTCAGCTCGCGAGGAAGCCAGAACCTGGCGCTTTTCGACCTGAGCCTGGGGGACAAGGCGCAGCCGCTCCCGGTTACCGGCTACACGCTGGAACGGGTCTCCTCCCCCAGCTTCTCGCCCGACGGCCGCAGCATCTGTTATATCCTTACCGACAACACCGGCATGAGCGCGCTCCGGATTTACGATACGGCCGAGAAAACCGACCGCGCCCTTTTCAGGGCCAGCCACACCTTCGCCTTCCCCATCTGGGCGCCGGACGGCTCCGCCATTTACTACATCTCCGACGAGACCGGGGTGTTCAACCTCTTCGCTTTCGATCTGAAGGGAGGCTCGAGTTACCAGGTAAGCCACCTTCTGGCCGGTGCCATTCAGCCCGCCCCCGCCCCGGACGGCTCTTCGCTGCTGTTGGCAAGTTACAGCTCCAAGGGGTTCAAGATCGCTCGCATGGAAATCGACCGCTCCAGGTGGAGCCTCACACGCGGCCCTTCGCTTCCCTCGGCACGTACCGCATCCCTGGCAACGGAGGCAGAGGCGGACTCGGCCGCGGCACCCTCCCCTTCGCGCTACAGCGCGGCCAAAACGCTGCTGCCGCGCTTCTGGCTGCCTAAGATCTACGGCGACGGCTCGGACCAGTCCGTGATCGGCGCCTTCACCGCCGGCGCGGACGTCCTGGGTTACAACTCCTACGCCATCAGTGCCGCATACAGCGAGGGTAGAAAGCGCGGCTATTTCAACCTTACCTACCTGAACGACTACTTCTACCCCACCCTGTCGCTTCGGGCGCATAACGAGCCCTTTGTCTACAGCGACCTGTACCAGAAAGGTTATGACTTCTGGGAGGTGAACCGCGGGGCGGAGCTGGAAGCATCCATACCTGTCAATTTCCTGGAGTCTTCCTACCGCATCAAGGGGGGATACGAGCTTTTGGACCAGAAGGCCTTGAGCCGCCTGAGTAGCGACGGCACCTTCGGCGGGATCCCGGTGTTCCAGGGGCGCAGGAACAACCTCTTCGCGGGGATCAGCTACAGCAGCGCCCTCAAGTACCCCTACTCCATCAGTCCAGAGGAGGGGTGCGACCTGACTTTCCTGTACCGATACTTCGGTCGCGACATCGGAGCCGATCAAAACCTCTCCGAATACAGCGCACGCTACGAACAGTACCTGCGCCTGTCGAAGACGCAGTTGCCGCACCCGGTGCTCTACCTGCGCTTGTCCGCAGCTCTCGCCGACGGGGACCTGCAGTACGGTCAGCAGGCCTTCCAGATCGGGGGCGCCCCCTCGGAGTACAACCAGTACCCGCTGCGCGGCTACCCAACCCGCTCCATGACCGGAAAGTACGTAGCCACCGGAACCGTCGAGTACCGCGCCCCGCTCGCCTACCCCTTCACCGGCCCCGGAACGGCTCCCGCCTTCCTGGAGAAGGTGCACGGCGCGCTCTTCGCGGACGCGGGCCAGGTCTGGGACGACAACAGGAGCTTTCACGCCAACGAAACCAGGGTCGGCGCCGGAGCCGAGCTCAGAGCCGACATGACCATCGGCTACTGGGCCAAGGTCACCCCCGCCCTAGGTTTCGCCCACGGCTTCAACCGCGGCGGCGAAAACCAAGTATACTTCACCCTGTACCTCGGCCTGTAG
- a CDS encoding mucoidy inhibitor MuiA family protein, protein MNTRTMLYCVILVLCSPLALAAQTTRMEARSSIQSVTVFSDRAQVTRRATLSLKAGTNLVNFEDLPQVLDEDSLRAVGKGTAPARIAGITLKRVFLDRSRDQRVREIEDEIASLTRQVESIEAKRKALASQRAFIDSIRVGWSERISKELSAGKPTTAELGEAVRFVGDNVGKVEQQLNEAEAAKKPLNDKIAALRKELEQHLAETHREVKSAQVAIEADRDLKFDLDLSYLVSQATWEPLYDVRLGADGKEAELVYRAQVAQKTGEAWPGVKLSLSTAAPEVGGGAPELSPWHVSFYEPPRPIAYAPRAMKEMAAPAPEPAFGAYPVGSAADRVEEAQPLTSDVAQGQTSVLFQVARPVDVPADGTRAGSVIASEKVPVNAEYLTVPKLSPRVYLKSKVLNNTPYPLLAGEVNIFNDATFVGKSRVKTVSSGEEFDLYFGSDDQVKVKREAARVAKKAGLISGNNVTYHVTIELENFKKKEVALTLLDQQPLPSNAEIKVKLEDADPLPSEAKEDGTLEWKLNLAPGEKKKVSYDIVIEYPKGRELVGVE, encoded by the coding sequence ATGAATACTCGAACAATGCTCTATTGCGTCATCCTCGTCCTTTGCTCGCCTTTGGCACTCGCGGCGCAGACCACCAGGATGGAAGCCCGGTCGTCAATTCAATCCGTCACCGTCTTTTCGGACCGGGCCCAAGTGACACGCAGGGCGACGCTTTCGCTCAAGGCCGGGACCAACCTGGTCAACTTCGAGGACCTCCCCCAGGTGCTGGACGAGGACTCGCTTCGCGCGGTGGGCAAGGGGACGGCCCCGGCACGCATCGCGGGAATCACGCTGAAAAGGGTCTTCCTGGACCGCTCGCGGGACCAAAGGGTGCGCGAGATAGAGGACGAGATCGCCTCCCTCACCCGCCAAGTGGAAAGCATAGAGGCCAAGCGCAAGGCGCTCGCCTCCCAGAGGGCCTTCATCGATTCCATCCGGGTAGGCTGGTCGGAGCGGATCTCCAAGGAGCTTTCCGCAGGCAAGCCGACCACCGCCGAGTTAGGGGAAGCTGTACGCTTCGTAGGCGACAACGTCGGCAAAGTGGAGCAGCAGCTCAACGAAGCGGAGGCAGCGAAGAAACCGCTCAACGACAAGATAGCGGCACTCAGGAAGGAGCTGGAGCAACACCTCGCCGAGACGCACAGAGAAGTGAAATCGGCGCAGGTTGCGATCGAGGCGGATCGGGACCTGAAATTCGACCTCGACCTCTCCTACCTGGTGAGCCAGGCTACCTGGGAGCCCTTGTACGACGTGCGCCTGGGCGCCGACGGCAAGGAGGCCGAACTCGTGTACCGCGCCCAGGTGGCGCAGAAAACAGGTGAGGCGTGGCCTGGCGTGAAGCTCTCACTGTCGACCGCGGCTCCCGAGGTCGGTGGCGGCGCGCCTGAGCTCTCCCCCTGGCACGTCTCCTTCTACGAGCCTCCCCGCCCCATAGCCTACGCTCCGCGCGCCATGAAGGAAATGGCAGCCCCTGCTCCTGAACCGGCCTTTGGCGCCTACCCGGTGGGGTCTGCGGCCGACCGGGTCGAGGAAGCGCAGCCTCTCACCTCGGACGTGGCGCAGGGGCAGACCTCGGTGCTCTTCCAGGTGGCGCGGCCGGTCGACGTCCCGGCCGACGGCACCCGCGCCGGCAGCGTCATAGCGAGCGAGAAGGTCCCGGTAAACGCCGAGTACCTGACCGTCCCGAAGCTCTCGCCGCGCGTCTACCTCAAGTCCAAGGTCCTGAACAACACCCCCTATCCTCTTCTGGCCGGGGAGGTGAACATCTTCAACGACGCAACCTTCGTCGGCAAAAGCCGTGTAAAAACCGTCAGCTCCGGCGAAGAGTTCGACCTTTACTTCGGGTCCGACGATCAGGTGAAGGTGAAGCGGGAAGCGGCCCGGGTGGCGAAAAAGGCGGGGCTCATCAGCGGCAACAACGTGACCTACCATGTAACGATCGAACTGGAAAACTTCAAGAAAAAAGAGGTCGCGCTTACCCTGCTCGACCAGCAGCCGCTTCCCTCCAACGCGGAGATCAAGGTGAAGCTGGAAGACGCAGACCCTCTTCCCTCCGAGGCCAAGGAAGACGGGACGCTGGAATGGAAGCTGAACCTGGCACCGGGTGAGAAGAAGAAGGTCTCCTACGATATCGTCATCGAGTACCCCAAGGGGCGCGAACTGGTGGGAGTAGAATAG
- a CDS encoding putative sensor domain DACNV-containing protein, with protein MSGRNKTPRNLAETVCSELRRRRTAVPDEKIIVDLMETMYYSSLRTEESEPVIFHMVYLDPEQPDPKPPRNPVRDRWSYIPFAEPIPFSVSNVVKIAKSTDLRTSSFVIWPDKEHKLFIWGLVDQQNRFHKFLNRSAEIEPERPGIFQASVEGIGNIVVYMRYEKVAELRVNELIRFSLDIFREGPVRDLLDPGIKRYLREVRSHLPDDVYMTDAGMDEFHTQQWISALCRILLRIQKIRNGGAILITQEIDPAHLNVKYGIDYDRLPTSLQTNAVTKIKSDYLEEHLLGLSESKPKEILSSQYFQLRRLEKDLRANKNEIDGVIWFVALLTRVDGLVVMDPDLAVKGYGVEIKNWQEPDNLFIATDRLATPAKLRPAAYNHFGTRHRSMMRYCSQNPGSIGFVVSQDGEVRVMTMMEQRLVMWENIRLKYYSYAAKKKTP; from the coding sequence ATGAGCGGCAGGAACAAGACCCCGCGCAACCTTGCCGAAACCGTCTGCTCGGAACTCAGGAGGCGTCGCACTGCAGTGCCGGACGAGAAGATCATAGTCGACCTCATGGAGACCATGTACTACTCCAGCCTCAGGACCGAGGAATCGGAGCCGGTGATCTTCCACATGGTCTACCTTGACCCCGAGCAGCCCGACCCCAAGCCGCCGCGCAACCCGGTACGGGACCGCTGGAGCTATATCCCCTTCGCCGAGCCGATCCCATTTTCAGTCTCCAACGTGGTGAAGATCGCCAAGTCGACCGACCTGCGCACCTCCTCCTTCGTCATCTGGCCCGACAAGGAGCACAAGCTCTTCATCTGGGGGCTGGTGGACCAGCAGAACCGCTTCCACAAGTTCCTCAACCGAAGCGCCGAGATAGAGCCGGAGCGCCCCGGCATCTTCCAGGCCAGCGTGGAGGGTATCGGCAACATCGTAGTCTACATGCGTTACGAGAAGGTGGCCGAGCTCAGGGTGAACGAGCTGATCCGCTTCTCGCTCGACATCTTCCGCGAAGGGCCGGTCCGCGACCTCTTGGACCCAGGGATCAAGCGCTACCTGCGTGAAGTGCGCAGCCACCTCCCCGACGACGTCTACATGACCGATGCCGGCATGGACGAATTCCACACCCAGCAGTGGATTTCCGCGCTATGCCGGATTCTGCTCAGGATCCAGAAGATAAGAAATGGCGGTGCCATCCTCATCACGCAGGAGATCGATCCGGCCCATCTCAACGTGAAATACGGCATCGACTACGACCGCCTCCCCACTTCGCTGCAAACCAACGCCGTCACCAAGATCAAGTCCGATTACCTGGAGGAACACCTTCTGGGGCTCTCGGAATCCAAGCCCAAGGAGATCCTTTCCAGCCAGTATTTCCAGCTCAGGCGCCTGGAGAAGGACCTGAGGGCGAACAAGAACGAGATCGACGGCGTGATCTGGTTCGTCGCCCTTCTGACCCGGGTTGACGGGCTGGTGGTGATGGACCCGGACCTGGCGGTCAAGGGGTACGGCGTCGAGATCAAGAACTGGCAGGAGCCGGACAACCTCTTCATCGCCACCGACCGTCTGGCCACCCCTGCAAAGCTGCGCCCGGCCGCCTACAACCACTTCGGCACAAGGCACCGCTCCATGATGAGGTACTGTTCCCAGAACCCCGGCAGCATCGGGTTCGTGGTGTCACAGGACGGGGAGGTGCGGGTGATGACCATGATGGAGCAGCGGCTTGTCATGTGGGAAAACATCAGGCTCAAGTACTACAGCTACGCGGCGAAGAAAAAGACCCCTTGA
- a CDS encoding YkgJ family cysteine cluster protein has product MPAAHPLTINEQVARELERLKKHLINADRAGADRARQVSFVYRAAESFSRRVFGLSLCRSESEGAGCKTGQCCKCSPDVFAHEKELLDLLPKRSDDSGFCPFFNLKKRNCGIYGVRPFACRIFYNFAPSSYYCQNPTDLTLQLFDGVKRHLEPILGPYLGGYRP; this is encoded by the coding sequence ATGCCTGCAGCCCACCCCCTCACCATTAATGAGCAGGTCGCGCGGGAACTGGAGCGGCTGAAGAAGCACCTGATAAACGCGGACCGCGCCGGCGCCGACCGCGCTCGCCAGGTCTCCTTCGTTTACCGCGCGGCTGAGAGCTTCAGCCGGCGGGTTTTCGGCCTCTCCCTATGCCGCAGCGAAAGCGAAGGCGCCGGCTGCAAAACCGGCCAGTGCTGCAAGTGCAGCCCCGACGTCTTCGCCCACGAAAAGGAGCTTCTAGACCTCCTGCCCAAGCGCTCCGACGACAGCGGCTTTTGCCCCTTCTTCAACCTGAAAAAGCGAAACTGCGGCATCTACGGCGTCCGTCCCTTCGCATGCCGGATCTTTTACAACTTCGCCCCCTCGAGCTACTACTGCCAAAACCCCACGGACCTCACGCTGCAGCTCTTCGACGGCGTAAAACGCCACCTGGAGCCCATCCTCGGGCCTTACCTCGGGGGGTACCGGCCATGA
- a CDS encoding VOC family protein, with protein MIMKMDHINIVVSDLQKAKEFFLLLGCTEGISSELDLEFLEKLTGIRCAGGRFVALQHPGSNVSIELLQFDSAASGGDENGEANRIGFRHLAFAVSDIEAEVGRLRGLGVQFIGEIQTWQKTGKKLIYFHGPDGILLEFAQYPA; from the coding sequence ATGATCATGAAGATGGACCACATCAATATCGTGGTGAGCGACCTGCAGAAGGCAAAGGAGTTTTTCCTACTGCTCGGCTGCACCGAGGGGATCAGTTCCGAACTGGATCTGGAATTCCTGGAGAAGCTGACCGGTATCCGCTGCGCCGGGGGCCGTTTCGTGGCGCTGCAGCACCCGGGATCGAACGTTTCCATCGAACTGCTGCAGTTTGACTCCGCCGCCTCCGGCGGCGATGAGAACGGCGAGGCAAACAGGATCGGGTTCCGGCACCTGGCTTTCGCGGTAAGCGACATCGAGGCCGAGGTCGGGAGGCTGCGCGGCCTCGGGGTGCAGTTCATAGGCGAGATCCAGACCTGGCAGAAGACCGGCAAAAAGCTGATATATTTTCACGGTCCTGACGGCATTCTCCTTGAGTTTGCCCAGTATCCAGCATGA
- a CDS encoding retroviral-like aspartic protease family protein produces MIINRAIICVTLLSLATLLVAVPVHSEMYQYEDEHGTITFTDNPAKIPKKNKKKAKREQESSDNSVMPVAIKGNRVLLPVTLSYRGHEVTARFVLDTGAEVSTMTPQLAEKLNINPNDTKRAVAQGIGTGYHVTSRAEMDYVLVGPNRKYGIDFLIIQGGGADGLLGMNFLRELRYHISFDRSEIKWGD; encoded by the coding sequence TTGATCATTAACAGAGCCATAATCTGTGTGACCCTGCTCAGCCTGGCCACCCTGCTGGTCGCAGTGCCGGTACACAGCGAAATGTACCAGTACGAAGATGAACACGGCACCATCACCTTCACCGACAACCCCGCGAAGATCCCCAAGAAGAACAAGAAAAAAGCAAAACGGGAACAAGAGAGTTCCGACAATTCTGTCATGCCGGTGGCCATAAAGGGAAACCGCGTGCTGCTTCCGGTAACCCTAAGCTACCGGGGGCATGAAGTCACCGCACGCTTCGTCCTCGATACCGGCGCGGAGGTTTCCACCATGACTCCGCAGCTTGCCGAAAAGCTCAACATAAACCCGAACGACACAAAAAGGGCCGTCGCCCAGGGAATAGGCACCGGTTACCATGTGACCAGCCGCGCCGAGATGGACTACGTCCTGGTAGGGCCTAACCGGAAATACGGCATCGACTTTCTCATCATCCAGGGCGGCGGTGCTGACGGCCTTCTCGGCATGAACTTCCTCAGGGAACTCCGCTACCACATCAGTTTCGACAGGAGCGAGATAAAGTGGGGGGATTGA
- a CDS encoding DASS family sodium-coupled anion symporter, protein MNHDDFLQKPLKIDNRPMWLILLDRTARYQVMAAVVLVVGFLIRLSPPDGLSVEGYRSLVLFGGTIFFWVSGLLPIAVTALLSMVMLPLLGIMDAKKTYSMFGNEAVFFILGAFILAAAMTGTGISTRLARAMLAKFGRTPKSLALTVFLLSAFLSFIMSEHAVAAMLFPVITEITVALNLEKGKSKFGQLLFMSMAWGCIIGGIATFLGGARAPLAAGLLKESTGLHFSFIEWSSAACLIVFPLLFIGYLVLVKFFPPDLVDVEVGRKFLNGKRLETGKMGYDEMLTALVMVATVVGWMWLGEKTGLAAIAILGAAALFTFKVVSWQKIEEYVNWGIILMYGGTIALASAMEKTGAAVWLVDKGLGNAQHSPLAIVAVVSLVAIVLTECISHAAVVAILMPVGMGLCQSTGMDPKVMTLSIALPAGLAYCLPMGTPATAIAYASGYLKSRDIIVSGCVIMSISWLLFMASVLFVWPLIGLKI, encoded by the coding sequence ATGAACCACGACGATTTCCTACAAAAACCACTGAAGATCGACAACCGCCCCATGTGGCTGATTCTGCTGGATCGCACCGCCCGCTACCAGGTGATGGCTGCGGTGGTACTGGTGGTCGGCTTTCTTATCCGCCTTTCACCGCCCGACGGTCTTTCGGTCGAGGGGTACCGCTCCCTGGTGCTCTTTGGCGGGACCATCTTCTTCTGGGTTTCAGGGCTGCTCCCCATCGCGGTGACCGCGCTCCTCTCCATGGTGATGTTGCCGCTTCTGGGGATCATGGATGCCAAGAAGACCTACTCGATGTTCGGCAACGAAGCGGTATTCTTCATCCTTGGCGCCTTCATACTGGCGGCGGCGATGACAGGAACCGGGATCTCCACCCGTCTTGCTCGCGCCATGCTCGCGAAGTTCGGCAGGACCCCCAAGAGCCTTGCGCTCACCGTATTCCTGCTTTCAGCGTTTCTCTCCTTCATCATGAGTGAACATGCCGTCGCCGCCATGCTCTTCCCGGTGATCACCGAGATCACCGTGGCGCTGAACCTGGAGAAGGGCAAAAGCAAGTTCGGGCAGCTCCTCTTCATGTCCATGGCCTGGGGCTGCATCATAGGCGGCATCGCCACCTTCCTTGGAGGCGCGCGCGCCCCGCTTGCCGCCGGGCTTTTGAAGGAGTCGACCGGCCTTCATTTCAGCTTCATCGAGTGGAGCTCGGCCGCCTGCCTCATCGTTTTCCCGCTCTTGTTCATAGGCTATCTCGTGCTGGTGAAGTTCTTTCCCCCGGACCTCGTGGACGTGGAGGTGGGAAGGAAGTTCCTGAACGGCAAGCGGCTGGAGACCGGTAAGATGGGGTACGACGAGATGCTGACCGCACTGGTCATGGTGGCGACCGTGGTCGGCTGGATGTGGCTGGGAGAGAAAACCGGGCTCGCCGCCATCGCGATACTGGGAGCGGCGGCTTTGTTCACCTTCAAGGTCGTCAGCTGGCAGAAGATCGAGGAGTACGTGAACTGGGGGATCATCCTCATGTACGGGGGGACCATAGCGCTTGCCTCCGCCATGGAGAAGACCGGTGCTGCGGTGTGGCTCGTTGACAAGGGGCTCGGGAACGCGCAGCACTCGCCTTTGGCCATCGTCGCCGTAGTCTCCCTGGTCGCCATCGTACTGACCGAGTGCATCAGCCACGCGGCCGTGGTCGCCATACTGATGCCGGTCGGCATGGGGCTTTGCCAGAGCACGGGGATGGACCCGAAGGTGATGACGCTTTCCATCGCGCTCCCCGCGGGTCTTGCCTACTGCCTGCCGATGGGAACGCCGGCAACGGCCATCGCCTATGCCTCGGGTTATCTCAAGAGCCGCGACATCATTGTCTCAGGCTGCGTGATCATGTCTATCTCGTGGCTGCTGTTCATGGCGTCGGTGCTTTTCGTCTGGCCCCTGATAGGTCTGAAAATTTAG
- a CDS encoding RrF2 family transcriptional regulator — MISKKTKYGLKALIYLARQYDKGPILIADLARDENLPKKFLENILLSLKNNGILQSRKGKGGGYYLGRHPSKITFGQAIRVMEGPLAPVPCVSETAYAKCTECENEVTCGIRLVMKDVREAMAAILDGTTLADVLEKIDTAEQGQRGVLDFCI; from the coding sequence ATGATTTCAAAGAAGACCAAGTACGGGCTGAAGGCACTTATCTACCTGGCCCGCCAATATGACAAAGGCCCGATCCTTATCGCCGATTTGGCGCGTGATGAAAATCTCCCCAAGAAGTTCCTCGAGAACATACTGCTTTCCCTCAAGAACAATGGCATCCTGCAAAGCCGGAAAGGGAAGGGTGGGGGGTACTACCTGGGGCGGCATCCCAGCAAGATCACCTTCGGGCAGGCGATCCGGGTGATGGAAGGGCCGCTGGCGCCGGTTCCCTGCGTCAGCGAGACCGCCTACGCGAAGTGCACCGAATGCGAAAACGAGGTCACCTGCGGCATCAGGCTGGTGATGAAAGACGTGCGGGAGGCGATGGCTGCGATCCTGGACGGGACTACGCTCGCCGACGTTTTGGAGAAAATCGACACCGCGGAGCAGGGGCAGCGCGGCGTGTTGGACTTCTGCATCTGA